In the genome of Xenopus laevis strain J_2021 chromosome 1S, Xenopus_laevis_v10.1, whole genome shotgun sequence, one region contains:
- the LOC108705859 gene encoding huntingtin-like, which yields MLSFLLCDMLTPTATPAIRKGFPVEARVVARILPQFLGHFFPPQDVMNKVIGEFLSNQQPYPQFMATVVYKVFQTLHATGQSSMIRDWVMLSLSNFTQRTPVAMAMWSLSCFFVSRWISAILPHVISRMGKSELVDVNLFCLVAIDFYRHKIDEELDRRSFQSVFELVASPGSSYYRLLLCLQNVHKITAF from the exons atgctatcctttctcctctgtgatatgctaactcctactgcaactcctgc GATACGGAAAGGTTTCCCTGTTGAAGCCCGGGTAGTAGCGAGGATTCTTCCACAGTTTCTAGGTCACTTTTTCCCTCCGCAAGATGTGATGAACAAGGTCATTGGGGAGTTCTTGTCAAACCAACAGCCCTACCCACAGTTTATGGCAACAGTTGTTTACAAG GTCTTTCAGACATTGCATGCCACCGGCCAGTCCTCCATGATCCGTGACTGGGTCATGCTGTCTCTCTCCAACTTCACTCAGCGAACACCCGTTGCCATGGCGATGTGGAGCCTCTCCTGTTTTTTTGTCAGCAGGTGGATTTCAGCAAT TCTCCCGCACGTCATCAGCAGAATGGGCAAATCAGAACTGGTGGACGTCAACTTGTTTTGCCTGGTTGCCATAGACTTCTACAGACATAAGATCGACGAAGAACTGGACCGGAGATCCTTTCAGTCAGTGTTTGAGCTGGTGGCTTCCCCCGGGAGTTCCTATTACCGCCTGTTGTTGTGTTTACAGAATGTGCATAAGATCACGGCGTTCTGA
- the msantd1.S gene encoding myb/SANT-like DNA-binding domain-containing protein 1, giving the protein MAAAEIPSYIVSSQSEKHRRARNWTEAEMRGLMLVWEEYFEELKQTKRNAKVYERMANKLFEMTGEHRHGEEIKIKITNMTFQYRKLKCMTDGETAPPDWPYFKTIDRILSKLPEHNDIKLQPGPSTSHTEASQSPSAKSTPLYLSYNQFTYEEREDCFEDDNSDSSASLQSYKLRSGERAVKRRKLQAFSFQRKKLKVMESMLEEQKRLSRAMEETCREMRRILDQQNIIQVQSLQLQERMMNLLEKMVSKSTP; this is encoded by the exons ATGGCTGCAGCTGAGATTCCCAGTTATATTGTGTCGTCTCAGAGCGAGAAGCACAGGAGGGCCAGGAACTGGACTGAGGCAGAGATGAGGGGCCTGATGCTGGTCTGGGAGGAATATTTCGAGGAGCTGAAACAGACCAAAAGGAACGCCAAAGTTTACGAGCGAATGGCGAACAAGCTCTTTGAGATGACCGGGGAGCACCGCCACGGGGaagaaatcaaaatcaaaattacaAACATGACTTTCCAGTACAG GAAATTAAAATGTATGACTGACGGAGAGACCGCCCCTCCAGACTGGCCTTACTTTAAAACTATCGATCGGATCTTATCCAAGCTGCCTGAGCACAACGATATAAAGCTTCAACCAGGGCCCTCCACCTCTCACACAGAGGCCTCACAGTCCCCCTCTGCCAAGTCAACTCCACTTTACTTGTCCTACAATCAGTTCACTTACGAAGAAAGGGAAGACTGTTTTGAGGATGACAATTCAGACAGCTCTGCTAGTCTCCAGTCTTACAAACTGAG ATCGGGGGAGCGAGCAGTTAAGAGAAGAAAGCTGCAGGCCTTCAGTTTCCAGAGGAAGAAGTTAAAAGTGATGGAGAGCATGTTGGAAGAGCAGAAGAGGTTGAGCAGAGCCATGGAAGAGACGTGCAGGGAGATGCGCCGAATACTGGATCAGCAAAACATCATCCAAGTGCAAAGTCTGCAGCTACAGGAAAGGATGATGAACCTGTTGGAGAAAATGGTCTCTAAGTCAACTCCATGA